The Desulfobotulus mexicanus genome has a segment encoding these proteins:
- a CDS encoding TRAP transporter substrate-binding protein produces MPRILKGILTGIAILSISHTVSASSALDAFNPDFDPSGAPYRCIVSNVSHPVIKGGSAGFVLRDRIWEKSGGQIYVDFKPLSMLGGEVEVLNLLQMGAIQGMGVSSVAATNLGPRFGIVNLPFLVDSFEKLEQFVNSGPLFDHFLKAMEHQGITGLDITAYGTYGWASVEPITTLAEARSARFRIAEAAVNQLIYREWGLRPVVMPWPDVPVALRQGVINALDHTPTVCNITRKFEVAKHFTEVSYAQGLFIWIFNTAWLNSLPEDLRKLFEETVREVASEIRKEAESQEKEQIQRAKDAGIEFHRLPEKDMAEMRTRSVKVHDRYKREINRLYSHDDYRPDDYLLEVQTYLEYTP; encoded by the coding sequence ATGCCCCGGATTTTGAAAGGGATTCTTACAGGCATTGCCATATTGTCCATAAGCCACACAGTATCAGCAAGCAGTGCGCTGGATGCCTTTAACCCGGATTTTGATCCTTCGGGAGCACCCTATCGCTGCATTGTGTCCAATGTGTCCCATCCGGTGATCAAAGGGGGTTCCGCAGGTTTTGTTCTGCGGGACCGCATCTGGGAAAAAAGTGGAGGCCAGATTTATGTGGATTTCAAGCCCCTTTCCATGCTCGGCGGTGAAGTGGAAGTCCTCAACCTTCTTCAGATGGGTGCCATACAGGGAATGGGTGTCAGCTCAGTTGCGGCAACGAACCTTGGTCCCCGTTTCGGTATTGTCAATCTCCCCTTTCTTGTAGATTCCTTTGAAAAACTTGAACAATTTGTAAACTCAGGCCCCCTATTTGACCACTTCCTGAAGGCCATGGAACATCAAGGGATTACAGGCCTTGATATCACAGCCTATGGCACCTACGGATGGGCCAGCGTGGAGCCCATCACCACCCTTGCAGAGGCTAGAAGTGCCAGATTCCGCATTGCAGAAGCTGCTGTAAACCAGCTTATTTACCGTGAATGGGGACTCAGGCCCGTTGTCATGCCATGGCCAGATGTGCCTGTTGCCCTGCGGCAGGGCGTCATCAATGCCCTGGACCACACACCAACGGTCTGCAATATCACAAGAAAGTTCGAAGTAGCAAAGCACTTTACAGAGGTCAGCTATGCTCAGGGCCTTTTCATATGGATCTTTAATACTGCATGGCTGAACAGTCTCCCCGAAGATCTTAGAAAATTATTTGAAGAAACCGTAAGAGAAGTAGCCTCTGAAATCAGAAAAGAGGCCGAATCCCAGGAAAAAGAACAGATTCAGAGGGCAAAGGATGCGGGAATAGAGTTCCACAGACTGCCAGAAAAGGATATGGCAGAAATGAGAACCCGTTCCGTAAAAGTTCATGACCGCTATAAGAGGGAAATCAACCGTCTTTACAGCCATGACGACTACCGCCCTGATGACTATCTCCTTGAGGTGCAGACTTACCTGGAATATACTCCATGA
- a CDS encoding TRAP transporter small permease, with product MKSFGRALDLLEEWTLFTAVMAALLGLLLSVILRYGFHITFAGADELVRNTIIYTSFVGLSVAIRKDRLIRVDALAQIFPRLKRLLALISLMAVIFFALLMIRFGGELMMMMLRTGQSTIIWNMPLWILYAILPFSGFLMIIRSGEQIWKLWHDDGIESMGQKNT from the coding sequence ATGAAATCTTTTGGCCGCGCCCTTGATCTTCTGGAAGAATGGACCCTTTTTACCGCCGTCATGGCGGCCCTTCTGGGACTGCTCTTATCTGTTATTCTGCGCTACGGTTTTCATATCACCTTTGCAGGAGCAGACGAACTGGTACGCAATACCATTATATATACAAGCTTTGTGGGCTTATCCGTCGCCATACGTAAAGACAGGCTGATCAGGGTGGATGCCCTGGCCCAGATTTTTCCAAGACTGAAAAGACTTCTGGCCCTGATAAGTCTCATGGCTGTTATATTCTTTGCCCTGCTGATGATCCGCTTTGGCGGTGAACTCATGATGATGATGCTCAGGACCGGACAATCCACCATAATTTGGAATATGCCCCTCTGGATACTCTATGCCATTCTCCCCTTTTCCGGTTTTCTCATGATAATCCGTTCCGGAGAGCAGATATGGAAATTATGGCATGATGACGGCATTGAAAGCATGGGACAGAAAAATACATGA
- a CDS encoding TRAP transporter large permease — protein sequence MSTPDFILLLILLGAMAAYIPVFICLVFAALTGFLLFTDMPVLLVFQTLLRSLDNFALVVVLFFILCGNVMTSGKIVEKLIRIAQAFVGFLPGGLGMAGILACAFFGAISGSTVATVVAIGGFMIPALKAHGYPDSYSAGVMTTAPNLGVIIPPSIGMILYSMISNVSLEGLFLTGFLPGILITVATCVYTAWIFRNNKDLHTTSLDTSEMLASLKDGIWALLLPVIIFGGIFSGIFTANEAAVVASAYAIIVEIFIHKAMDMKRLKDVVVDSAVTSAALLIIVAGATVFGRYMTLQNIPGRITEAVLAGITSPEVLLLLLNVLLLFVGMFMDIISATLILGPVLLPIIAHYGIDPMHFGLIMTVNLALGYCTPPVGVSLFIAGSVANKNLMFMSKAVMPFLIIQILVLLLLTYFPSLVLLLPRFFGYHS from the coding sequence ATGAGTACACCGGATTTTATTCTTCTCCTGATACTTCTGGGCGCCATGGCTGCCTATATTCCCGTATTCATCTGTCTTGTTTTTGCAGCCCTTACAGGCTTTCTCCTTTTCACGGACATGCCTGTTCTTCTTGTTTTTCAGACCCTTCTCCGAAGTCTGGATAATTTTGCCCTCGTTGTGGTCCTTTTTTTCATCCTCTGCGGCAACGTAATGACTTCCGGAAAAATTGTAGAGAAACTAATCCGGATAGCCCAGGCCTTTGTTGGTTTTCTACCCGGAGGACTGGGTATGGCTGGAATTCTTGCCTGTGCTTTTTTCGGGGCCATTTCCGGATCCACGGTTGCCACGGTGGTGGCCATAGGTGGCTTTATGATTCCCGCCCTCAAAGCCCACGGATATCCGGACAGTTACAGTGCCGGTGTCATGACCACAGCGCCAAACCTTGGTGTGATCATCCCGCCAAGCATAGGCATGATCCTTTACAGCATGATCAGCAATGTTTCCCTGGAAGGGCTTTTTCTCACAGGTTTTCTTCCGGGCATCCTCATCACTGTAGCCACCTGTGTTTATACGGCTTGGATTTTCCGCAATAATAAAGATCTGCATACCACAAGTCTGGATACATCTGAGATGCTGGCATCTTTAAAGGATGGTATCTGGGCGCTGCTTCTGCCTGTGATTATTTTCGGCGGGATTTTTTCAGGTATTTTCACAGCCAACGAAGCCGCAGTGGTGGCTTCTGCCTATGCCATTATTGTGGAAATCTTCATTCACAAGGCCATGGATATGAAGCGCCTGAAGGATGTGGTTGTGGATTCGGCCGTCACCTCCGCCGCACTTCTGATTATCGTAGCGGGTGCCACGGTTTTCGGAAGATACATGACTTTACAGAATATACCGGGCCGCATCACAGAAGCCGTACTCGCTGGCATTACCTCCCCTGAGGTGCTCCTGCTTCTTCTGAATGTACTGCTGCTCTTTGTGGGTATGTTCATGGATATCATTTCAGCCACCCTAATCCTGGGACCTGTACTGCTGCCCATCATAGCCCATTACGGCATTGATCCCATGCATTTTGGTCTTATAATGACGGTCAATCTGGCCCTGGGCTACTGCACCCCCCCTGTGGGCGTCAGTCTGTTCATTGCAGGATCTGTAGCCAACAAAAATCTTATGTTCATGTCAAAGGCTGTCATGCCTTTTCTCATCATACAGATTCTCGTGCTCCTGCTTCTCACCTACTTTCCTTCGCTGGTGCTTCTGCTTCCGAGATTCTTTGGATATCATTCCTGA
- a CDS encoding bifunctional riboflavin kinase/FAD synthetase, translated as MQLIEHISEIPHPFKNAVVTIGNFDGVHKGHTALFRQVRDRAETLQGTAVAITFDPHPLIVVRPERRPPLITLREQKIELFAASDLLDILMVLPFDKEFASIPAENFIRDFLIKTIGMKAIVVGPDYAFGRNREGNIHLLKKMGRELNFEVIVPGWITPDNMEDRISSTRIRQVVASGDVEAAVPMLGRYYQVRGEVEAGRQRGGRLLGFPTANIRLQDELCPASGVYAVTVETPGGRHTGVANIGYSPTFDDNIFTVEVHILDFSEDLYGKQIRINFIERLRGEKKFSGIEELSEQIRKDIIRAKEIFYEKQLV; from the coding sequence ATGCAACTCATTGAGCATATTTCAGAAATCCCCCATCCTTTTAAAAATGCCGTTGTTACCATCGGAAACTTTGATGGTGTTCACAAAGGACATACAGCCCTTTTCAGACAGGTCCGTGACAGGGCAGAGACCCTTCAGGGAACAGCCGTTGCCATAACCTTTGATCCCCACCCCCTTATAGTTGTCAGACCGGAACGCCGGCCTCCCCTCATAACCCTGAGGGAGCAGAAAATAGAACTCTTTGCAGCCTCTGATCTTCTGGATATTCTTATGGTTCTTCCCTTTGACAAGGAATTTGCCAGTATACCCGCAGAAAATTTTATAAGGGATTTTCTTATAAAAACCATCGGTATGAAGGCCATAGTGGTAGGACCGGACTATGCCTTTGGCCGCAACCGTGAAGGAAATATCCATCTCCTTAAAAAAATGGGCAGAGAGCTGAACTTTGAAGTAATCGTTCCCGGATGGATCACCCCGGATAACATGGAAGACCGCATCAGCAGTACAAGAATCCGTCAGGTGGTGGCCAGTGGCGATGTGGAAGCAGCTGTTCCCATGCTGGGCAGGTATTATCAGGTACGTGGAGAAGTAGAGGCCGGACGCCAGAGGGGTGGACGCCTGCTGGGTTTTCCCACGGCAAATATCCGGCTTCAGGATGAGCTCTGCCCTGCCTCGGGCGTATATGCCGTAACCGTTGAAACACCCGGCGGCAGACATACCGGTGTAGCCAACATAGGCTACAGTCCCACCTTTGATGACAATATCTTTACCGTGGAAGTTCACATACTGGACTTTTCAGAAGATCTTTACGGAAAACAGATACGAATCAACTTCATTGAAAGACTAAGGGGAGAAAAAAAATTTTCCGGCATTGAAGAACTATCTGAACAGATCCGAAAAGACATAATCAGGGCCAAAGAAATTTTTTATGAGAAACAACTGGTATAA
- a CDS encoding lysylphosphatidylglycerol synthase transmembrane domain-containing protein, with product MKKSKGIGLLIAFPISIAALWLAFRNVPIAELGAYFRNLDYIWLLPAIFFCLMGYVFRAWRWQHLLARTRKVSFFSAFHPMMIGFMLNCILPGRVGELIRPALLARKEKIPFVTSFSTIAAERVLDLTVLLAFLSIIFSFTDMGAAKTQTIGGFELSGETLTRIAGNMAWICFVLIGIIVFMQVPCMMEKGKKVIRGLALSFPGLPAGFRQSLSSRILPALEKLLDQISSGFDGLRSPPKLFICILLSLCVWGIQVLPFWFLSQASAGISPNLIQLAAVMVLVNFFIAIPSVPGFWGIWEAGVVFSLAFFGIRGADAAGYALLSHAVLMFPVIFVGMGSAFMTGFRISSGKSKSARESLESEG from the coding sequence ATGAAAAAATCAAAAGGGATTGGTCTTTTAATAGCCTTTCCCATATCCATTGCGGCCCTGTGGCTGGCCTTCAGAAATGTTCCCATAGCAGAGCTTGGTGCCTATTTTAGAAATCTTGATTATATATGGCTTCTGCCGGCCATTTTTTTTTGTCTCATGGGTTATGTGTTCAGGGCATGGCGCTGGCAGCACCTGCTGGCCCGTACCCGCAAGGTATCTTTTTTTTCAGCCTTTCATCCCATGATGATCGGCTTTATGCTCAACTGTATTCTGCCGGGCCGTGTCGGGGAACTGATACGTCCGGCCCTGCTTGCCAGAAAGGAAAAAATTCCCTTTGTCACGAGCTTTTCCACCATTGCTGCAGAACGGGTTCTGGATCTAACGGTTCTTCTGGCCTTTCTCAGCATTATCTTCAGTTTTACCGATATGGGGGCAGCAAAAACCCAGACCATCGGCGGTTTTGAGCTAAGCGGAGAAACCCTCACCCGGATTGCCGGAAACATGGCATGGATATGCTTTGTCCTTATAGGAATCATCGTATTTATGCAGGTTCCATGCATGATGGAAAAGGGGAAAAAGGTAATAAGAGGTCTTGCGCTTTCTTTCCCAGGGCTTCCTGCGGGCTTCAGACAAAGCCTTTCAAGCCGTATTTTGCCTGCACTGGAAAAGCTTTTGGATCAGATATCTTCAGGTTTTGACGGACTGAGGAGTCCACCAAAACTTTTTATCTGTATATTGCTTTCCCTTTGTGTCTGGGGAATACAGGTGCTGCCCTTCTGGTTTCTCTCCCAGGCCAGTGCCGGAATATCCCCAAACCTCATTCAGCTGGCGGCAGTCATGGTACTGGTCAACTTTTTCATTGCCATTCCATCCGTTCCGGGTTTCTGGGGTATATGGGAAGCTGGTGTTGTATTCAGCCTTGCCTTTTTTGGCATCCGGGGTGCCGATGCAGCAGGTTACGCCCTGCTCAGCCATGCGGTACTGATGTTCCCCGTTATTTTTGTTGGCATGGGTTCAGCCTTCATGACAGGCTTCAGGATTTCATCGGGCAAAAGCAAATCTGCCAGAGAGTCTCTGGAGTCCGAGGGCTAA
- the def gene encoding peptide deformylase, translated as MAIRSILTYPDPFLKKIPARVKDFGPELQRLIQDMADTMYEAPGVGLAANQIGEDYSLLIFDAEPDPEVRNFKVLANPELLEAEGSFISEDEGCLSVPDFRANVKRHVRIKVSAMDERGEALVLNLEGFEAVIVQHEMDHLRGILFIDHISALKRSLYVKRIAKQLRREAV; from the coding sequence ATGGCCATACGTTCCATTCTGACTTACCCGGATCCTTTTTTAAAAAAAATTCCCGCCAGAGTAAAAGACTTTGGCCCTGAGCTGCAGCGCCTCATTCAGGACATGGCCGACACCATGTACGAAGCCCCAGGCGTGGGGCTGGCCGCCAATCAGATCGGTGAAGATTATTCTCTTCTGATTTTTGATGCGGAACCGGACCCTGAAGTGCGAAATTTTAAGGTGCTGGCCAACCCGGAACTCCTTGAAGCCGAAGGTTCTTTCATCTCCGAAGACGAGGGATGCCTCAGTGTTCCCGATTTCAGGGCCAATGTGAAACGTCATGTCAGGATAAAAGTATCGGCCATGGATGAAAGGGGCGAAGCCCTTGTTCTGAACCTTGAAGGCTTTGAAGCCGTTATTGTCCAGCATGAAATGGATCACCTCAGGGGCATTCTCTTTATTGATCACATAAGCGCACTGAAGCGCAGTTTGTACGTCAAGCGAATTGCCAAACAGCTCCGTAGAGAGGCCGTATGA
- the fmt gene encoding methionyl-tRNA formyltransferase, with protein MKPLSLVFMGTPDFALPPLQALAEAGHNILAVYTQPDKPKGRGKIIQAPHVKEAALALGIPVFQPSSMKDEKIYHELSALSPDVFVVVAYGHILPARLLEIPRLGAVNIHASLLPRYRGAAPIQWAITHGESHTGVTTMLMDAGMDTGDILLQRSLAIEPQDTSVEVHDRLSMLGAELILETLEGLGEGSIQPLPQNSEEATYAPLLKKSHGRINWNLPAHDIDTHVRGMNPWPGAFTRLKETDYKIFKVQPLTMVHEALPGTVLPSPSGSLIIAAAKDAVAINELQGPSGKRMGIADFLRGNPITAGMFFS; from the coding sequence ATGAAACCGCTGAGTCTTGTTTTCATGGGCACCCCGGATTTTGCCCTGCCTCCCTTACAGGCCCTTGCAGAGGCAGGCCACAATATACTTGCCGTATACACCCAGCCGGATAAACCTAAAGGACGGGGGAAAATAATACAGGCTCCCCATGTCAAGGAAGCCGCTCTAGCCCTTGGCATCCCAGTATTTCAGCCCTCTTCCATGAAAGATGAAAAAATATACCATGAGTTATCCGCCCTGAGCCCCGATGTTTTTGTGGTGGTGGCTTACGGACATATTCTTCCGGCACGGCTTCTGGAGATTCCCCGCTTAGGCGCTGTGAATATCCATGCCTCCCTCCTTCCCCGTTACAGAGGCGCAGCTCCCATCCAGTGGGCCATTACCCATGGAGAATCCCACACTGGTGTTACCACCATGCTCATGGATGCGGGGATGGACACAGGGGATATACTACTGCAGCGAAGTCTTGCAATTGAGCCGCAGGATACCTCCGTTGAAGTCCATGACAGGCTTTCCATGCTAGGAGCAGAACTCATTCTGGAAACCCTTGAGGGACTTGGGGAAGGCAGCATTCAGCCCCTGCCCCAGAACTCTGAAGAAGCCACTTATGCCCCCCTGTTAAAAAAATCCCATGGTCGCATCAACTGGAATCTTCCAGCCCATGACATTGATACCCATGTGCGGGGCATGAACCCATGGCCCGGAGCCTTTACCCGGCTTAAAGAGACCGACTATAAAATTTTTAAAGTTCAGCCCCTTACCATGGTACATGAGGCCTTGCCCGGTACTGTCCTGCCATCTCCTTCAGGAAGCCTTATCATTGCTGCCGCAAAAGATGCCGTTGCCATAAACGAACTTCAGGGACCATCGGGAAAACGAATGGGTATTGCAGATTTTTTAAGGGGAAATCCCATTACTGCAGGTATGTTTTTTTCATAA
- the rsmB gene encoding 16S rRNA (cytosine(967)-C(5))-methyltransferase RsmB: MQSDARKTALQILIKIQAKRLPLDLVIEDFQNTINTMDPKDRRLMNAIVYGVLRWRSRLDRVIAESSRTPLHKIEPRIRDILRIAIFQIIYLDRVPESAAIHTAVELTKFISSTRGAPGFVNGVLRNVQKVWTKIYDPPSETPFIQRMAWKHAIPEWMLERWTARFGEDRTEILAQSVNRIPSITLRVNRMRTDMENLQGLMDEKVREVSPNPWINDALDFSHPEGAIDRLPGFRDGFFQIQDASAQLAGLMLAPRSGERILDACAGYGGKTGHLALLMQNKGEITAVDLNGSKLMRLTHEMQRLGVNIVKTQTQDLTNSKAAMNLGRFDRIFLDAPCSGMGVIRRNPDIKWNRDEEGLKNFALRQSKLLETMAALLKPGGLMVYAVCSTEPEETTEVIDHFLAHHPEMHREAPGARFPDQARTLLTEKNDFMPWQETFELDGFFATALRKTGRRKVVAS, translated from the coding sequence ATGCAAAGCGACGCCAGAAAAACCGCCCTACAGATTCTCATCAAAATCCAGGCCAAAAGACTCCCTCTGGATCTTGTGATTGAAGATTTTCAGAACACCATCAATACCATGGATCCCAAAGACCGCCGCCTGATGAATGCCATTGTGTATGGCGTTCTGCGCTGGCGCAGCCGTCTGGACCGTGTGATTGCAGAAAGTTCCAGAACACCGCTTCATAAAATTGAGCCCAGAATCAGGGATATTCTGCGTATTGCCATTTTTCAGATTATTTATCTGGACAGGGTGCCTGAATCCGCCGCTATCCATACGGCCGTTGAACTGACCAAATTTATCAGCAGCACCCGCGGGGCACCGGGTTTTGTCAACGGTGTTCTTCGGAATGTTCAAAAAGTATGGACAAAGATCTACGATCCTCCTTCAGAAACTCCCTTCATCCAGCGCATGGCCTGGAAACATGCCATTCCTGAATGGATGCTTGAAAGATGGACTGCGCGTTTCGGAGAAGACCGGACAGAGATTCTGGCCCAGTCTGTTAACCGGATACCCTCCATCACCCTGAGGGTGAACCGGATGCGTACGGATATGGAAAACCTGCAAGGACTTATGGATGAAAAGGTACGTGAGGTTTCCCCTAACCCCTGGATCAATGATGCCCTGGATTTTTCCCATCCCGAAGGTGCCATCGACCGGCTTCCTGGCTTCCGGGACGGCTTCTTCCAGATTCAGGATGCATCGGCCCAGCTTGCAGGCCTGATGCTGGCTCCCCGCAGTGGTGAACGTATTCTGGATGCCTGCGCAGGTTATGGTGGCAAAACCGGACATCTTGCCCTGCTTATGCAGAATAAGGGTGAAATTACAGCCGTGGATCTGAACGGCTCCAAGCTCATGCGTCTGACCCATGAAATGCAGCGTTTAGGTGTGAATATCGTCAAAACCCAGACCCAGGATCTGACAAACAGCAAAGCAGCCATGAATCTTGGTCGCTTTGACCGGATTTTTCTGGACGCACCCTGCTCGGGCATGGGTGTTATCCGCAGAAATCCTGACATAAAATGGAACAGAGATGAAGAAGGCCTGAAGAATTTTGCCCTTCGCCAGTCAAAACTCCTGGAAACCATGGCAGCCCTGCTCAAGCCCGGCGGACTCATGGTGTATGCCGTATGTTCCACGGAACCCGAAGAAACCACAGAGGTCATAGACCATTTCCTTGCCCACCATCCGGAAATGCACAGGGAAGCCCCCGGTGCCAGATTCCCGGATCAGGCAAGGACCCTTCTGACGGAAAAAAATGATTTTATGCCCTGGCAGGAAACCTTTGAGCTGGACGGATTTTTTGCCACGGCCCTGCGTAAGACCGGACGCCGCAAGGTCGTCGCATCCTGA
- a CDS encoding PASTA domain-containing protein, which produces MMKKAANIKKIAAGILGLTFFCSLMVLGAYFSLSLLFDRTPEIIVPDLMGKDIVDVLERMEADRLGLRVAGFEFSPAIAHNHVIRQEPLPGHALKAGREVRVFLSRGLQKFEIPDARGLRREEVIRLLENRNFQAGYLSFIYHESIPAGHVVASDPKAGFPAKTGTAVHLLLSSGKRPVLIRMPDLGGMNADEMLDILKKRQLHVKRIKGVHLPDMPLNRVMDQNPVPGSLLRAHEGVSVFMNRKPEQGREAEGIVSGMRLVRYRLPHTLIRSHIRGSMTAWGMTFDFVDDVFEGNSEVRLLIPGTSEAHVRIEENGFPVYEATLDPFRFRADVLYEGGRYGLPLLPAPFLYPYTDHATPSPDESSMP; this is translated from the coding sequence ATGATGAAAAAAGCAGCAAACATAAAAAAAATAGCTGCAGGAATCCTGGGGCTGACATTTTTCTGCAGCCTTATGGTTCTGGGCGCCTATTTCAGCCTTTCTCTGCTTTTCGACAGAACGCCGGAAATAATTGTTCCGGATCTTATGGGAAAAGATATAGTTGATGTGCTGGAACGTATGGAAGCAGACCGTCTAGGGCTGCGTGTTGCGGGTTTTGAATTCTCCCCTGCCATTGCCCACAATCATGTGATCCGTCAGGAACCTCTGCCGGGCCATGCCTTAAAAGCCGGGCGGGAAGTCCGGGTTTTCCTTTCAAGGGGTCTGCAGAAATTTGAAATTCCAGATGCCCGTGGACTTCGGCGGGAAGAAGTTATACGCCTGCTTGAAAACAGAAATTTTCAGGCAGGGTATCTGTCCTTTATTTACCATGAAAGTATCCCGGCAGGCCATGTAGTTGCATCGGACCCGAAGGCAGGCTTTCCTGCAAAAACAGGGACAGCGGTGCATCTGCTTCTCAGTTCTGGCAAACGTCCTGTACTTATACGCATGCCGGATCTTGGAGGTATGAATGCAGACGAAATGCTGGATATACTCAAAAAACGCCAGCTCCATGTAAAAAGAATCAAAGGTGTGCATCTGCCTGATATGCCTTTAAACCGTGTCATGGATCAGAATCCTGTCCCCGGCAGCCTGCTTAGGGCCCATGAAGGTGTCAGCGTATTTATGAACCGAAAACCGGAACAGGGCAGAGAAGCTGAAGGCATAGTTTCCGGCATGCGTCTTGTGCGCTACCGACTCCCCCATACCCTGATCCGCTCCCATATCCGGGGCAGCATGACGGCCTGGGGGATGACCTTTGATTTTGTGGATGATGTCTTTGAAGGTAACAGCGAAGTCAGGCTGCTTATCCCCGGTACTTCGGAAGCCCATGTCCGTATAGAAGAAAACGGCTTTCCCGTTTACGAAGCCACCCTTGACCCCTTCCGGTTCAGGGCAGATGTCCTCTATGAAGGCGGGCGCTATGGCTTGCCACTGCTGCCTGCTCCTTTTTTGTATCCGTACACTGACCATGCAACCCCAAGCCCCGATGAAAGTTCAATGCCATGA
- the rpe gene encoding ribulose-phosphate 3-epimerase, whose translation MKHLIAPSILSADFTRLGEEIRTVESAGADWIHIDVMDGRFVPNISYGPIIVEAARKCTSLPLDVHLMIVEPDAIIPSFVKAGADLVSVHAETCPHLHRSIQLIRSLGAKPGVALNPGTPPEMLDYVMDDIDFILVMTVNPGFGGQKFIPQCLDKIARIRERIVRSGRPIHLQVDGGINPETLKQVAMAGADVMVAGSAIFQTDDYGKTIKEFHRILQRDPDRGL comes from the coding sequence ATGAAACACCTCATAGCTCCATCCATTCTCTCCGCGGACTTTACCCGGCTGGGTGAGGAAATCCGTACTGTGGAATCTGCTGGTGCAGACTGGATTCATATCGATGTCATGGACGGCCGTTTTGTGCCCAATATCAGCTATGGCCCCATTATTGTGGAAGCCGCAAGAAAATGTACGAGCCTTCCCCTGGACGTGCATCTCATGATTGTTGAGCCAGATGCCATCATCCCCTCCTTTGTAAAGGCAGGGGCAGATCTTGTTTCCGTACATGCGGAAACCTGTCCTCACCTGCACCGCAGTATTCAGCTCATCCGCAGCCTCGGAGCAAAACCAGGTGTGGCCCTGAATCCGGGAACCCCGCCGGAAATGCTGGATTATGTTATGGACGATATAGACTTTATTCTGGTCATGACCGTGAATCCGGGATTCGGGGGGCAAAAATTCATCCCCCAATGCCTTGATAAAATTGCCCGTATCCGGGAACGCATTGTCCGCAGTGGGCGGCCCATACATCTGCAGGTGGATGGAGGAATCAATCCGGAAACCCTGAAACAGGTTGCCATGGCAGGGGCCGATGTAATGGTGGCAGGTTCTGCTATTTTTCAAACAGATGATTACGGAAAAACCATCAAAGAATTTCACCGTATCCTCCAGCGGGACCCGGACAGGGGGCTGTGA
- the aroQ gene encoding type II 3-dehydroquinate dehydratase codes for MPKHILVLHGPNLNMLGKREPQIYGKLSLRDINTALEKKACAAGFSLSTFQSNHEGALVDRVQEALGQIHGIIINPAAFTHTSVAIRDALLLHDLPLIEVHISNIHKREAFRSQSYISDIATGQIVGLGIRGYLLALDAMMAILTDKEDLM; via the coding sequence ATGCCAAAGCACATCCTTGTACTCCATGGTCCCAACCTCAATATGCTGGGGAAAAGGGAACCTCAGATCTATGGAAAACTGAGCCTCAGGGACATTAATACAGCTCTGGAAAAAAAAGCATGCGCAGCCGGTTTCTCTCTCTCAACCTTTCAGTCCAACCATGAAGGCGCCCTTGTGGACCGCGTTCAGGAGGCCTTGGGTCAGATCCATGGCATCATCATCAACCCTGCGGCCTTTACCCATACCAGCGTGGCGATCCGTGATGCCCTGCTTCTGCATGATCTCCCCCTGATTGAGGTGCATATTTCCAACATTCACAAAAGAGAGGCTTTCCGCAGCCAATCCTATATCTCGGATATAGCCACAGGACAGATTGTGGGACTGGGAATAAGGGGATATCTTCTGGCACTGGATGCCATGATGGCAATACTAACGGACAAAGAAGACCTGATGTGA